A region of Nakaseomyces glabratus chromosome E, complete sequence DNA encodes the following proteins:
- a CDS encoding uncharacterized protein (CAGL0E02145g~Ortholog(s) have protein kinase activity and role in cell separation after cytokinesis, negative regulation of sterol import by negative regulation of transcription from RNA polymerase II promoter, protein phosphorylation, sterol import), with protein MMKAKPGQPLVVRRQGWVSYKDDGFLSLLWQKRYMILNDCYIDLYKGNKRTDSAIVSIPLTNIVCVSLHKAKPFCLEIVKVNSRPSMSVNGGGVASDSINKNNTKSIYVALKTEQELYGWVDTIFAKCPLLSGVSSPTNFIHSVHVGFEADTGNFIGLPSDWERMLAYNRSNTPVDKPNIIKSSNSIRRKFSLPKRSSSMSRARSVLKPVKQSLSINRKSSLRNDTTNMGKQACKITSHRNGARSPERGSQLWTYQNRNLGGRDSTVLSTRYDRHGHDQNRDDDDYIINTNTAFVNSIQTNSNDENSILHYYEQFLER; from the coding sequence ATGATGAAGGCTAAGCCCGGGCAACCGCTGGTAGTTCGGCGACAAGGCTGGGTTTCATACAAGGACGATGGGTTTCTGTCGCTGTTGTGGCAGAAACGGTACATGATATTGAATGATTGTTATATCGATCTGTACAAAGGCAATAAGAGAACCGATAGTGCCATTGTCAGTATTCCGCTCACAAACATAGTATGTGTGAGCTTACACAAGGCCAAGCCCTTTTGTTTGGAAATTGTGAAAGTCAATTCCAGACCCTCCATGTCGGTAAATGGTGGAGGAGTGGCTTCAGACTCtatcaataaaaataacacAAAGAGTATATATGTGGCATTGAAGACTGAGCAAGAGCTATATGGTTGGGTAGATACCATATTTGCCAAATGCCCACTTCTTAGTGGAGTTTCTTCTCCGACTAATTTCATCCATAGTGTGCATGTTGGTTTTGAAGCAGACACTGGTAATTTTATTGGTCTACCGTCCGACTGGGAAAGAATGTTAGCTTATAACAGATCTAACACACCAGTAGATAAaccaaatataataaagagTAGCAACTCTATACGCAGGAAATTTTCCTTACCGAAAAGGTCAAGTTCGATGTCTAGAGCAAGAAGCGTACTAAAGCCTGTAAAACAATCCCTAAGCATCAATAGAAAGTCCTCGTTAAGGAATGATACCACAAACATGGGCAAGCAGGCTTGTAAGATCACATCACATAGAAATGGGGCCAGATCACCAGAGCGGGGGTCTCAATTGTGGACATACCAAAATAGAAATCTTGGCGGGAGGGACAGCACTGTTTTATCAACCAGGTACGACAGGCATGGTCATGATCAAAACAGAGACGATGACGATTATATCATAAATACTAACACTGCATTTGTAAACAGC
- the PTH4 gene encoding Pth4p (CAGL0E02123g~Ortholog(s) have mitochondrial large ribosomal subunit localization) translates to MLFTKVLYRRADRFASARQWVRELRVSDVPVSIYRVRYDRSSGPGGQNVNKVSTKCTLTIPGISRCEWFPSEVRGLLTKGVCVANPDESNAKQIVASTLSGRPSSYYYPANDKFIVRADETRSREQNRRLCLDKLVREIQDTCRFPGVENEATVSKWDSIKKQTNKIRLEGKRQVSEKKSARKKPRLDLY, encoded by the coding sequence ATGTTGTTTACTAAAGTGCTATATCGCCGGGCTGACCGGTTCGCAAGCGCACGGCAGTGGGTTCGGGAGCTGCGGGTCAGTGACGTTCCAGTTAGTATATACAGAGTAAGGTACGACAGGTCTAGCGGGCCCGGGGGACAGAATGTGAACAAAGTCAGTACTAAATGTACGCTTACTATTCCTGGGATCTCCAGATGTGAGTGGTTCCCTTCTGAGGTTCGGGGTTTGCTCACCAAAGGGGTATGCGTGGCTAATCCTGATGAGTCGAATGCCAAGCAAATTGTAGCAAGCACGCTATCGGGGCGACCCTCCAGTTACTACTATCCTGCTAATGACAAATTTATTGTAAGAGCCGATGAGACACGGTCAAGGGAACAAAATAGAAGACTTTGTCTCGATAAATTGGTCAGAGAAATCCAGGATACATGCCGTTTTCCTGGTGTGGAAAATGAGGCAACAGTATCGAAATGGGATAGCATCAAGAAACAGACAAATAAAATACGACTCGAAGGGAAGCGCCAGGTTTCCGAGAAGAAAAGTGCAAGGAAGAAACCAAGACTCGACCTATACTAA